The Leptospira sp. WS39.C2 genome contains a region encoding:
- a CDS encoding 3'(2'),5'-bisphosphate nucleotidase CysQ — protein sequence MEEQEFQEVWRWVLSVGDSILSIYKTDFEIRDKGGNDPVTEADLFASEFLYDKISKRFPNHGFLSEEKLDSSNRLDKEWVWILDPIDGTREFVKKNDQFALSLGLVRNGEAIWGIIFNPATGEFFSKGKYSFFSKLTPTYDTEENFRTLVVESSSILHPLQNGKEKEKPILLVSVSEMKEGLFQDPFWSEDFEIRTMGSIAYKLGLLSAGFIDLIVSLKPKNEWDICGGIALLDEENFTFFPLKDKPYVFNQKTTLTFGLVAGKKTAVDYLETKIDFHQLSLKVKERW from the coding sequence ATGGAAGAACAAGAATTTCAGGAAGTATGGCGGTGGGTCCTTTCAGTTGGTGATTCCATCTTAAGCATTTATAAAACAGATTTTGAAATCCGAGATAAGGGTGGAAACGATCCTGTCACAGAAGCGGATTTGTTTGCTAGTGAGTTTTTATATGATAAAATTTCCAAACGGTTTCCAAACCATGGTTTTTTATCTGAAGAAAAATTGGATTCCAGCAATCGTTTAGATAAGGAATGGGTTTGGATATTAGACCCGATTGATGGAACAAGAGAGTTTGTAAAAAAAAATGACCAGTTTGCATTGAGTTTAGGCCTTGTTCGAAATGGGGAAGCTATTTGGGGCATTATTTTCAATCCAGCAACAGGAGAATTTTTTTCAAAAGGGAAATATAGCTTTTTTTCTAAACTAACACCAACATACGATACTGAAGAAAATTTCAGAACCTTAGTCGTAGAAAGTAGTTCCATATTACATCCGTTACAAAATGGAAAAGAAAAGGAAAAACCGATTTTGTTAGTATCCGTTTCTGAAATGAAAGAAGGTTTGTTTCAAGATCCTTTTTGGAGTGAAGATTTTGAAATTCGAACAATGGGAAGTATAGCTTACAAACTAGGTTTACTTTCAGCAGGATTTATTGATTTAATTGTATCATTAAAACCAAAAAATGAATGGGATATTTGTGGTGGAATCGCCTTATTAGATGAAGAGAATTTTACATTTTTCCCTTTAAAAGATAAACCTTATGTTTTTAACCAAAAAACAACGTTAACATTTGGACTCGTTGCAGGCAAAAAAACTGCCGTAGATTATTTGGAAACTAAAATTGATTTTCACCAACTTTCCCTAAAGGTAAAAGAAAGATGGTGA
- a CDS encoding glycosyltransferase family 4 protein, with the protein MVKTYKIGLDARPLSTRISGVGRLIAETLKAFPNKEKYEFLLFSHLPIHPDHKAVLELNNVRWIEGGGILRWKGGLYYNFYIPFYLATHRLDLFWGSQQVLPPFLPSDLKAVLTYCDLVLYLYPNTMRWIAKIQQRMFQSYSVRRSSFILSISKQTSDDMCKKFGYPVHQTDVSYPGVNPKEITKLLDTPISNRVKDLGSGYVLSVSTIEPRKNYPFLLEVFREYRKRNPHHYRPWVIVGKIGWESPEFIEELIQERTLYKDIFILDSVSDSELQHVYKRSGLFLFASKYEGFGIPMVEALFHKIPCIVSDIPTFHEIGKDGVLYFPAESKEDSKRWAEAIDHFFQNPTQVDVSIDEFRWENAAKITESVFKQVLEEG; encoded by the coding sequence ATGGTGAAAACCTATAAAATTGGTTTAGATGCAAGGCCACTTTCCACTCGGATTTCAGGTGTTGGTCGTCTGATTGCGGAAACTTTAAAAGCCTTTCCAAATAAAGAAAAGTATGAATTTCTTCTTTTTTCTCATTTGCCAATCCATCCCGACCATAAAGCAGTCTTGGAATTAAACAATGTTAGGTGGATCGAAGGTGGTGGAATTTTACGTTGGAAAGGTGGATTGTATTATAATTTTTACATTCCATTTTATTTAGCCACCCATCGTTTGGATTTATTTTGGGGTTCTCAACAAGTATTACCTCCATTTTTGCCTTCCGATTTAAAAGCTGTTTTGACATATTGCGATTTGGTTTTGTATTTATACCCGAATACTATGCGTTGGATTGCAAAAATCCAACAACGAATGTTTCAAAGTTATTCTGTACGTAGGTCTAGTTTTATCCTATCTATCTCTAAACAAACCAGTGATGATATGTGTAAAAAATTTGGATATCCTGTCCACCAAACAGATGTATCTTATCCTGGTGTGAATCCAAAAGAGATCACAAAGTTATTAGACACACCAATATCAAACCGTGTGAAAGACTTGGGATCTGGTTATGTGTTGTCTGTATCCACAATTGAACCGAGAAAAAACTATCCATTTTTACTAGAAGTATTTCGCGAATACCGTAAACGAAACCCTCACCATTATAGACCTTGGGTGATTGTAGGAAAAATAGGTTGGGAATCTCCAGAATTTATCGAAGAACTCATCCAAGAACGTACTTTATACAAAGATATTTTTATTTTGGATTCTGTTTCGGATTCAGAACTACAACATGTTTATAAACGTTCTGGATTGTTTTTATTTGCGAGTAAATATGAAGGTTTTGGGATTCCTATGGTGGAAGCTTTGTTCCATAAAATTCCATGTATTGTCTCAGACATTCCCACGTTTCATGAAATAGGAAAAGATGGTGTTTTGTATTTTCCTGCCGAATCAAAGGAAGATAGCAAACGATGGGCAGAGGCTATTGATCACTTTTTCCAAAATCCAACACAAGTTGATGTTTCCATAGATGAATTCCGTTGGGAAAATGCAGCCAAAATCACAGAATCTGTATTCAAACAAGTATTAGAAGAAGGATAA
- a CDS encoding TlpA family protein disulfide reductase has protein sequence MNPKMKTVLYRLISSRIYLLVFLSFFFCKPSSGKVDFYPTPLLNANGNFESLSDWKGKVIVLDFWATWCEPCAKAVPTINEWKKSVSENDFVFRGINTDTSEPLEKIKEDMTRLKMSYPTLLDKDWKMTDFYQVEGIPCVLVFDRSGKIVYRQYGLEKEDLTGLLIRSHVWAQSLLP, from the coding sequence ATGAATCCAAAAATGAAAACTGTACTTTACCGATTGATATCTTCCAGGATTTATCTTCTCGTTTTCCTTTCTTTCTTTTTTTGTAAACCTAGTAGTGGAAAAGTAGATTTTTATCCGACCCCACTCCTCAATGCAAATGGAAATTTTGAATCACTTTCTGATTGGAAAGGAAAGGTTATTGTTCTCGATTTTTGGGCCACTTGGTGTGAGCCATGTGCAAAAGCAGTACCTACCATCAATGAATGGAAAAAGTCTGTTTCTGAGAATGATTTTGTATTCCGTGGCATAAATACTGACACTTCAGAACCTTTGGAAAAAATCAAAGAAGACATGACACGCTTAAAAATGAGTTATCCCACCTTACTTGATAAAGACTGGAAAATGACTGATTTTTATCAAGTGGAAGGGATCCCTTGTGTCTTAGTATTTGATCGTTCTGGAAAAATTGTGTACCGACAGTACGGTTTGGAAAAAGAAGACCTAACAGGTCTTTTAATCCGTTCACATGTTTGGGCTCAGTCTCTTTTGCCATAA